The Jiangella sp. DSM 45060 genome contains the following window.
GGACCCGCGGGCTCGGCTTCGTCGACCTCTTCACCGTCCCCGGCCAGGTCACCCACCTGCGCCGGTGGGCGTTCCAGGACGTCCTGCTGGTGCCCGGCGCGCCGGCCGCGGAGGTGCCGGCGGCCACCGTGAGCTTCTCCTGCGTCCTGAGCCAGCTCGACGGCATCGCGCGGGACTGCGCGGCCGTCCTGCCCGGGAGCGCGGGTGAGCCGGCGCCGACGCCATGGAACACGATGGACCTGCACGTCGTCACGTCGGAGCGCACCCACGTCGTCATGACCGCGGCCCGGCCGTGGGACCCCTCGTCGGCGGAGGCGGAGTACCTGAGGGCCGGCGGCATCGAGCATCCGTCAGCGTGACGGCGCCGCCTGCCAGACTGGACGGCGTGACCGGCGCGGCCCCCGACCACGACGACGGCCTCACCGTCGCCGCCACGGCGGCGCTGACCGGCGTCACCGTGCGCACCCTGCACCACTGGGACGCTGTCGGGCTGGTCTCGCCGTCCGGCCGCACGGGCCGCGGCTACCGGCTGTACTCCGCGGCCGCCGTCGCCCGCATCCATCGTGTGCTGATGTATCGCGAGCTCGGCCTCCCGCTCGAGCGCATCGCCGCGCTCCTGGACGGGCCGGCGTCCGATCCCGCCGCGCCGTTGCGGGAGCAGCGCGAGCAGCTGCTCGCCCGCATCGACCGGCTGCGCGGCATGGTCGGCGCCGTCGACCGGCTGATCGAGGCCACCGAGGCCGGCATCCTGCTCTCCGCCGAGCAGCAGGTCGAGCTGTTCGGCGTCGACTGGCGACCGGAACGGGTGGCGCTGGCCCGCGACCGGTGGGGCCAGACCCCGCAGTGGCGGCAGTTCGCCGAACGCTCCGCCGCCCGCACCGGCGACGACTGGCGCGAGCTCGCCGACGGCGTCACGGCCCTGTACGAGGACCTCGCCGCCGCCCAGCGCGCGGGCGTCGCCCCGGGCAGCGCGGCCGCCGGCGAGCTGGCGGAGCGGCACCGGGCGAGCATCGGCGCCTACTTCGACTGCACCCACGCCATGCACGTGTGCCTGGTCCGCCAGCAGGCCGGCGACCCCGAGTTCGTCGCCTACTACGACCGGTTCGGCCCCGGCCTGGCCGCCTGGCTGCGCGACGTCGTCGACGCCAACGCCGCCGCCCACGGCGTCGACCCCGCCACCGCCACGTGGACCTAGCCGATCGAGGGTTTCTGCACCTGGTTCTGGCGCTTCTCCAGCAAAGCCTCGAGAAGCACTTCAATGAGACGATGGAAGCATGAAGTTCGTGCTGGAAGTCGACCTCGACGACATCGGCGACACCGCCAAGGAACTGGGCCGCATCCTGCGCTACTGGGGCGGCAACCTGCACCACTACGACCTCGTGCCCGGCGACGGCTCGGTCGTCTACGACTCCGCCTACCGCGAGACCGGCCGTTGGAGCATCACCCCCGGCTGAGCCCGCCTCGGAGCCTAGATGAGTGAGTCCGATTGATCGTTAGTGGTCGTAGGCGATCAGGGATCGTTTGGTGAGCGCGCCGGTGTGCCAGTTGTGCCAGATCGCGGTGGCGAGGGCGAGGAGCCGTGCGGCGATGCGGACGTAGAGGCCGGGCAGGGTGCGCGCGCCGTGGGCTTCGAGGGTGAGTTGACCTTTGAGCGAGTCGAAGACGGCTTCGATCCACTGCCGGACCCGGGCCAGCTTGCCCAGTCTGGTCGGCTCATCCCTGCGGTCGGGACGGATCAGGTGCGCGCCCAGGCTGGTGACGAAGGTCTGGAAGTCGCGGCCGGAGAACGCTGGCGCAGTAGCCGTAGCCGGCGTGCCCGGCCAGGCCCGAACGCTTCACCGTCTCCCGCGACGCCGCGCACGGCAGCACGGTGGAGTCCAGCAGCCGCAGGTCGTCGTGCCACGACGGCGTGTCCCGGGCGAGTTCGGTGATGACCGCGGCATGCAGCCCTCCGAACGACCGAAGACGTTTGCCGTATCCGGATTGGCCGGGCAGGTAGGGGAACAACCCACCCAACCGGGCGCGCGCGAACCGGATCCAGCGGCGTTCGCTCGCCACACCGAGCAACTGCTGCGCCACCGCCAGCGTGATCAGCTCGCCGTCGGACAGCCCTGGCTTCCGCCCGGGCCGGTGATCACGCGACCACCCCAACGCCGGGAAGACACGATCCTCGACATGGACATAGAGTGCGGTCAGGAGGGCGTCAAGATCATTGCTCACACACTGATCCTCGACGCCCTCCACCCATGTCTATCGGCAGCGACACACCCACAAGATCAATAGGACTCACTCATCTAGGACTCGTCGCCGCCGAGAACGGACCAGCCGCGGACGGCGACGTGCAGGTTGAGGCGGATGTCGGGGTCGCCGAGGTCGAAGCCGGTGAGGTCGCGGATGCGCTGCAGCCGGTAGCGCAGCGTGCTGCGGTGGATGATCAGCGCGGCCGCGGTCTCGTCGTAGTTGCCGCCGCGGTCGAGGTAGGTGCGCAGCGTCCGGGTCAGCTCACTGTGGTTCTCGGCGTCGTAGCGCAGCAACGCGCCCAGCCACTCGTCGACGTAGCGTTCGAGGTCGCCACTGCCGGCGCCGGTGCCGAGGATGCGGTAGAGGCCCAGTTCGTCGTCGACGGTGACGCCGTCGCGCTGGCGGCCGCCGGCCCGCACGGCGTAGGCCCGCTGCGCGTCGCGCCACGACTGCGCGAGACCGGCCGGGCCGTCTGCCGGCCGCCCCACCCCGACGGCCACCTCGGCGGCGCCGAGGCGGTGCGAGATCGCCGCGTGCAGCCGCTCCCAGGTCGCTGCGGCGGCGGCCCGCGGCGGGTCCGGTGTCAGCAGCACGACGTGGTCGGCGCGGCGTCCGAGCAGGCCGGGCAGCCCGAGCCCGGCGACGGCGTGCTCGACGGCCGCCGTCAGGGCGTCGCCGGCCGGCGCCACCGGTGAGCCGACGACGACGGCGCGGTGCGGCGGGCCGAGGTCGTACCCGACCGACTCGGCCCGGGCCGTCGCGCTGGCCTCGTCGACGCCGTCGAGCAGGTCCTCGACGAGGTCGCGCCGCTGCTTCCCCTCCACCTCGGCCACCGCCTGGACGTGCGCCAGCTCGCCGGAGAGCACCAGCGCGGCGTGCGTCAGCGCGAACTGGTCCCGTTCGCCGGCCATGCGGCCCGGGTCGACCAGCGCGATCGTGCCCAGCACTTCGTGCCGCGGCTGCGCCGCCGCGACCAGGCGGTCGCCGTCGCGGACCGGCAGCGGGCCGCGCAGCTCCGGCGCGCCGGTCCCGGCCGCGGGCGCGT
Protein-coding sequences here:
- a CDS encoding CdaR family transcriptional regulator translates to MTGQTGMMSHSGSARGGAPRPPVVGPPAARRGPARLRELLALSLLMADGRPAAQIVELARGAVRSWTACEVVAVPRKAGEAAAAGIGGLRAAGGRVAAEGYGWAWAYAMHAANGPQGHLVVGGDRPPSTDERFLLASLARYTAVALGQDALRRRLRRTTGDLHRAEAQLREQVAVQETLARAAAEPAEDRIRAIAEALHAITGLPVVIEDSSGHPRAWSGLLDAPAAGTGAPELRGPLPVRDGDRLVAAAQPRHEVLGTIALVDPGRMAGERDQFALTHAALVLSGELAHVQAVAEVEGKQRRDLVEDLLDGVDEASATARAESVGYDLGPPHRAVVVGSPVAPAGDALTAAVEHAVAGLGLPGLLGRRADHVVLLTPDPPRAAAAATWERLHAAISHRLGAAEVAVGVGRPADGPAGLAQSWRDAQRAYAVRAGGRQRDGVTVDDELGLYRILGTGAGSGDLERYVDEWLGALLRYDAENHSELTRTLRTYLDRGGNYDETAAALIIHRSTLRYRLQRIRDLTGFDLGDPDIRLNLHVAVRGWSVLGGDES
- a CDS encoding MerR family transcriptional regulator; amino-acid sequence: MTGAAPDHDDGLTVAATAALTGVTVRTLHHWDAVGLVSPSGRTGRGYRLYSAAAVARIHRVLMYRELGLPLERIAALLDGPASDPAAPLREQREQLLARIDRLRGMVGAVDRLIEATEAGILLSAEQQVELFGVDWRPERVALARDRWGQTPQWRQFAERSAARTGDDWRELADGVTALYEDLAAAQRAGVAPGSAAAGELAERHRASIGAYFDCTHAMHVCLVRQQAGDPEFVAYYDRFGPGLAAWLRDVVDANAAAHGVDPATATWT